Proteins encoded within one genomic window of Tabrizicola piscis:
- the bchL gene encoding ferredoxin:protochlorophyllide reductase (ATP-dependent) iron-sulfur ATP-binding protein: MSPRDEIPSLRGMDGDGSVQVHLDPSQKIEGAKVFSVYGKGGIGKSTTSSNLSAAFATMGKRVLQIGCDPKHDSTFTLTGKLQPTVIDILKEVDFHAEELRPEDFVTIGYGGVKCVEAGGPPAGTGCGGYVVGQTVKLLKQHHMLDDTDVVIFDVLGDVVCGGFAAPLQHADRALIVTANDFDSIYAMNRIIAAVQAKSSNYKVRLAGCVANRSKDTDEIDRYCSKVGFNRLAHMPDIDAIRRSRLKKKTLFAMDDEQDIVMARAEYIRLADALWKSVSLPESFPESLPDREIFELLGFD; encoded by the coding sequence ATGAGCCCACGTGACGAAATTCCCAGCCTGCGCGGCATGGACGGAGACGGCTCGGTGCAAGTGCATCTGGACCCATCGCAGAAGATCGAGGGCGCGAAGGTGTTTTCGGTTTACGGGAAGGGCGGGATCGGGAAATCGACCACCTCCTCCAACCTGTCCGCAGCCTTTGCCACGATGGGCAAGCGCGTGCTGCAGATCGGCTGCGATCCGAAACATGACTCGACGTTCACATTGACCGGCAAGCTGCAACCGACAGTGATCGACATCCTGAAAGAGGTCGATTTCCATGCCGAGGAGCTGCGGCCTGAGGACTTCGTGACCATCGGCTACGGTGGCGTGAAATGCGTGGAAGCGGGCGGACCACCGGCCGGCACCGGCTGCGGCGGTTATGTCGTGGGCCAGACGGTGAAGCTGCTCAAGCAGCATCACATGCTGGACGACACCGATGTGGTGATCTTCGATGTGCTGGGCGATGTGGTCTGCGGTGGCTTCGCGGCCCCCCTGCAGCATGCCGACCGCGCGCTGATCGTGACCGCGAACGACTTTGACAGCATCTATGCAATGAACCGCATCATCGCGGCGGTGCAGGCGAAGTCGTCGAACTACAAGGTGCGGCTTGCCGGATGCGTGGCGAACCGCAGCAAGGACACGGATGAGATCGACCGCTATTGCAGCAAAGTCGGCTTCAACCGGCTGGCGCATATGCCCGACATCGACGCGATCCGCCGCAGCCGCCTGAAGAAGAAGACCCTGTTTGCCATGGATGACGAACAGGACATCGTGATGGCTCGGGCCGAATACATTCGCCTGGCCGACGCGCTGTGGAAATCGGTCAGCCTGCCGGAAAGTTTCCCGGAATCCCTGCCGGATCGTGAGATCTTTGAACTTCTGGGGTTCGATTGA
- a CDS encoding PucC family protein: MILRKKHLKALDASWLPFANAASEGLPLRQLLRLSLFQVSVGMATVLLLGTLNRVMIVELSVPAIIVALMISIPVLVAPFRAFLGHRSDTHRSAIGWKRVPYLWFGSLWQMGGLAVMPFALIVLSGDQTYGPTWAGEVLAALAFLMTGIGLHMTQTAGLALASDRATDETRPRVVALLYVMFLLGMGVSAVIVGWLLRDYDPITLVRVVQGCGAATLILNVIALWQQEKVRPMSREEREAPRPRFRDAWADLMAGGTAGRLLAVVVLGTLAFNMQDVLLEPYGGEVLGLSVSKTTLLTAVYAFGALVGFILAARWLGQGRDPFRIAARGILAGIAAFTAVIFAGPLESAALFYIGAAAIGFGVGLFAVSTLTAAMALKTAGAGAGLALGAWGAAQATAAGLAIFLGGAIRDITGHLAESGALGPALTDPTLGYTFVYHAEIGLLFLTLVALGPLVRVAPLAPTPTSGDRFGIAEFPT, encoded by the coding sequence ATGATCCTGCGGAAAAAGCATCTCAAGGCGCTGGACGCGTCGTGGTTGCCCTTCGCGAACGCCGCATCCGAAGGGCTGCCGCTGCGCCAGCTGCTGCGTCTGTCGCTGTTTCAGGTGTCGGTCGGCATGGCCACGGTGCTGCTCCTTGGCACGCTGAACCGGGTGATGATCGTGGAACTGTCGGTTCCGGCCATCATCGTGGCCCTGATGATCTCGATCCCAGTGCTTGTCGCGCCGTTCCGCGCCTTTTTGGGGCATCGGTCGGACACCCACCGGTCGGCCATCGGCTGGAAGCGCGTGCCCTACCTGTGGTTCGGGTCGCTGTGGCAGATGGGCGGGCTTGCCGTCATGCCCTTCGCGCTGATCGTGCTGTCGGGCGACCAGACCTATGGCCCCACCTGGGCGGGTGAGGTACTGGCGGCGCTGGCCTTCCTGATGACCGGGATTGGCCTCCATATGACGCAGACCGCGGGTCTGGCCCTAGCCTCGGACCGCGCGACGGATGAGACGCGGCCGCGTGTCGTGGCCCTTCTTTATGTCATGTTCCTCTTGGGCATGGGCGTGTCGGCCGTCATCGTCGGCTGGCTTTTGCGCGACTACGACCCGATCACGCTGGTCCGCGTCGTGCAGGGCTGCGGGGCGGCCACCCTGATCCTAAACGTCATCGCCCTGTGGCAGCAGGAAAAGGTCCGCCCGATGAGCCGCGAAGAGCGTGAGGCTCCGCGTCCGCGGTTCCGTGATGCCTGGGCCGATCTGATGGCGGGCGGCACGGCGGGGCGGCTTCTGGCCGTGGTCGTGCTGGGCACGCTGGCCTTCAACATGCAGGACGTGCTTTTGGAACCCTACGGGGGTGAGGTGTTGGGCCTCTCCGTCAGCAAGACCACGCTGCTGACGGCGGTCTATGCCTTTGGCGCGCTGGTAGGTTTCATCCTAGCCGCCCGCTGGCTGGGTCAGGGGCGTGATCCGTTCCGCATCGCCGCGCGCGGTATCCTCGCGGGCATCGCCGCCTTTACCGCCGTCATCTTCGCCGGACCGCTGGAAAGCGCTGCCCTGTTCTACATCGGCGCTGCGGCGATCGGCTTTGGCGTGGGGCTCTTTGCCGTGTCCACCCTCACCGCCGCCATGGCGCTGAAGACTGCGGGCGCTGGCGCAGGCCTTGCGCTTGGGGCCTGGGGCGCCGCGCAGGCAACCGCCGCAGGCCTTGCGATCTTCCTTGGTGGCGCGATCCGCGACATCACCGGCCATCTGGCCGAAAGCGGTGCCCTTGGCCCCGCCCTGACCGACCCGACCCTTGGCTATACCTTCGTCTACCACGCCGAGATCGGCCTTCTGTTCCTGACCCTCGTCGCACTCGGACCGCTGGTCCGGGTCGCCCCGCTCGCGCCCACTCCCACGTCCGGCGATCGCTTCGGCATCGCCGAATTTCCCACCTGA
- a CDS encoding magnesium chelatase subunit H, translating into MRDDRHMEAQEAALAPKRAARVPTYRFVILTLDAHAAGPAARIAPRLAKDFPGLDVSVHAAAEWAENPAALARAKAAVAGADIVVANLLFIEEHITAILPELHKVRDRLDAFVGVIADPQIVKLTKMGDLDMSKPASGAMALLKKLRGSKAPGSGSGQKQMALLRRLPKILRWIPGKAQDMRAWFLSMQYWLGASDDNLEAMIRFLVGRYATKHGWKGATAAAPVDYPDVGLYHPSLKGRITTDARDMPRPKGATATVGLLMLRSYILAADTGHYDAVIKAFEARGIAVLPAFAGGLDGRPAIDAYFAGKVDAMVSLTGFSLVGGPAYNDSPAAVAALTALDVPYVAAHPLEFQSLRQWQAASGGLGPVETTMLIALPEIDGATNPTVFAGRHDPEGCNGCGRNCKPATLEAAETRAMSPCPERIEALADKVARLAKLHRSATATRKLAIVLYGFPPNAGAAGTAAYLGVFESLFNTLHALTAEGYDLTPPESVEALREAVLKGNAARHGQPANVHTTVPAAEIVAKTPWLAEVEAAWGPAPGRIQTDGRGVHVLGCQFGNVFVGLQPVFGYEGDPMRLLFEKGFAPTHAFTTFYRWLREDFGADVLLHFGMHGALEFMPGKQAGVGSNCWPDRLIGNLPNVYLYAANNPSEATLAKRRSNAVTVTHLTPPLARAGLYKGLVDLKDTLTRLRATEADASDYAELAALAVEQARAVDLVGDIDTLWLKLLETEGALITDGLHVLGRKMEPAAMVELLSLIPEEARAEAARHMAQDTEIPGLLRALSARYIAPVPGGDLIRSPAILPTGRNIHAFDPFRMPTAFALADGAAQAQRLLDAHPTVPQTVALVLWGSDNIKSDGGPIAQALALMGARPRFDHYGRLCGADLIPLAELGRPRIDVVMTLSGIFRDLLPLQTRMLAEAAFKAASADEPASQNFIRAHSLAYAQAMGVDLETAALRVFSNAEGAYGANVNTLVGSSAFGEEDELADAYEARKSFAYGVNGKPVKQAKLLQQVLGDVDLAYQNLESVELGVTSVDHYFDTLGGVARAVRRAHGGGEATPVYIGDQTRGGGQVRTLKDQIALETRARSLNPKFYEGLLRHGAEGVRQIEAHVTNTMGWSATTGHVEPWVYQRLSETFVLDEEMRKRLADLNPEASVRMAGRLLEASDRNYWTPDAATLAALQRAADELEDRMEGIAAE; encoded by the coding sequence ATGCGCGATGACCGCCATATGGAGGCTCAGGAGGCCGCACTTGCCCCGAAACGGGCAGCGCGTGTGCCGACCTACCGCTTTGTGATCCTGACGCTGGATGCCCATGCCGCAGGCCCCGCCGCCCGGATTGCTCCGCGTCTGGCCAAGGATTTCCCCGGGCTGGACGTGTCAGTCCATGCCGCCGCCGAATGGGCCGAAAACCCCGCCGCCCTGGCCCGCGCCAAGGCCGCCGTGGCGGGCGCCGATATCGTCGTCGCGAACCTTCTGTTCATCGAAGAACATATCACCGCAATCCTGCCGGAGTTGCACAAGGTCCGTGACCGTCTGGACGCTTTCGTCGGCGTCATCGCCGACCCGCAGATCGTCAAGCTGACCAAGATGGGCGATCTGGACATGTCCAAGCCCGCCTCGGGCGCGATGGCCTTGCTGAAAAAGCTGCGCGGGTCGAAGGCACCGGGGTCAGGGTCGGGGCAAAAGCAGATGGCACTTCTGCGCCGCTTGCCGAAGATCCTGCGCTGGATCCCCGGCAAGGCGCAGGACATGCGCGCCTGGTTCTTGTCGATGCAATACTGGCTGGGCGCCTCGGACGATAACCTTGAGGCGATGATCCGCTTTCTCGTCGGCCGCTATGCGACGAAGCACGGCTGGAAGGGCGCGACTGCCGCCGCCCCCGTCGATTACCCGGATGTGGGGCTCTATCACCCCTCGCTGAAAGGGCGGATCACCACCGACGCCCGCGACATGCCGCGTCCGAAGGGGGCGACCGCCACGGTCGGCCTTCTGATGCTGCGCAGCTACATCCTTGCCGCCGATACCGGCCACTATGACGCCGTCATCAAGGCGTTTGAGGCGCGCGGCATCGCCGTCCTGCCCGCCTTCGCCGGGGGCCTTGATGGCCGCCCCGCGATTGACGCCTACTTTGCAGGCAAGGTCGATGCGATGGTGTCGCTGACCGGCTTCTCGCTCGTCGGTGGCCCGGCCTACAACGACAGCCCGGCGGCAGTTGCGGCGCTGACCGCACTTGACGTGCCCTACGTCGCCGCCCACCCGCTGGAGTTCCAGTCGCTCCGCCAGTGGCAGGCGGCCTCCGGTGGCCTTGGCCCGGTGGAAACCACCATGCTGATCGCGCTGCCTGAGATTGACGGCGCGACGAACCCCACCGTCTTCGCCGGTCGCCACGACCCCGAGGGCTGCAACGGCTGCGGTCGCAATTGCAAACCGGCAACGCTTGAGGCGGCCGAAACCCGCGCCATGTCGCCCTGCCCCGAACGGATCGAGGCTTTGGCCGATAAGGTCGCGCGTTTGGCCAAGTTGCACCGGTCCGCAACCGCCACGCGGAAGCTGGCCATTGTCCTTTACGGCTTTCCGCCGAACGCTGGTGCTGCTGGCACCGCCGCCTATCTTGGTGTGTTTGAAAGCCTTTTCAACACCTTGCACGCCCTGACAGCCGAAGGCTACGACCTGACGCCCCCCGAAAGCGTTGAGGCTTTGCGTGAGGCCGTGCTGAAAGGCAACGCCGCCCGCCATGGCCAGCCTGCCAATGTCCACACCACCGTCCCCGCCGCCGAGATCGTCGCCAAGACCCCTTGGCTGGCCGAGGTTGAGGCTGCCTGGGGCCCCGCCCCCGGCCGCATCCAGACCGACGGGCGCGGCGTGCATGTGCTGGGCTGCCAGTTCGGCAATGTCTTTGTCGGCCTCCAGCCCGTCTTCGGCTATGAGGGCGACCCGATGCGCCTTCTGTTCGAAAAGGGCTTCGCGCCGACCCATGCCTTCACCACCTTCTACCGCTGGCTGCGTGAGGATTTCGGGGCGGATGTCCTCCTCCACTTCGGCATGCACGGCGCTTTGGAGTTCATGCCGGGCAAGCAGGCCGGGGTCGGCTCCAACTGCTGGCCCGACCGGCTGATCGGCAACCTCCCGAACGTCTACCTTTACGCCGCCAACAACCCGTCCGAAGCGACGCTGGCCAAGCGCCGGTCGAACGCAGTGACGGTGACCCACCTCACCCCACCCCTCGCCCGCGCTGGCCTCTACAAGGGCCTTGTGGATCTCAAGGACACGCTCACCCGCCTCCGCGCGACCGAGGCCGATGCCAGCGACTATGCCGAACTTGCCGCGCTGGCGGTGGAGCAGGCGCGCGCGGTGGACCTGGTGGGCGACATCGACACGCTCTGGCTGAAGCTTTTGGAGACGGAAGGCGCGCTCATCACCGACGGCCTCCACGTCCTTGGCCGCAAGATGGAACCCGCCGCGATGGTGGAGCTTTTGTCGCTGATCCCTGAGGAGGCCCGCGCCGAAGCTGCCCGCCACATGGCGCAAGACACCGAAATCCCGGGCCTTCTGCGCGCGCTTTCCGCCCGCTACATCGCACCTGTGCCGGGGGGCGACCTGATCCGCTCGCCCGCGATCCTGCCCACGGGCCGCAACATCCACGCCTTTGACCCGTTCCGGATGCCCACCGCCTTTGCGCTGGCCGATGGGGCTGCACAGGCGCAGCGCTTGCTGGACGCGCACCCAACCGTGCCGCAGACCGTGGCGCTGGTGCTGTGGGGGTCGGACAACATCAAGTCGGATGGCGGGCCGATTGCCCAGGCGTTGGCGCTGATGGGCGCGCGGCCGCGGTTTGACCATTACGGCCGGCTGTGTGGCGCGGACCTGATCCCGCTTGCGGAACTTGGCCGCCCAAGGATCGACGTGGTGATGACCCTGTCCGGCATCTTCCGCGACCTTCTGCCCCTGCAGACCCGGATGCTGGCCGAAGCCGCCTTCAAGGCCGCCTCTGCGGATGAGCCGGCATCGCAGAACTTCATCCGCGCCCATTCGTTGGCCTATGCCCAAGCCATGGGCGTGGACCTTGAAACCGCCGCCCTGCGGGTGTTTTCCAACGCCGAAGGGGCCTACGGCGCCAACGTCAACACGCTGGTCGGCTCCTCCGCCTTTGGCGAGGAAGATGAGCTGGCCGATGCCTACGAGGCCCGCAAGAGCTTCGCCTACGGCGTGAATGGCAAGCCGGTGAAGCAGGCGAAGCTCCTCCAGCAAGTGCTGGGCGATGTGGACCTGGCCTACCAGAACCTGGAATCGGTCGAACTGGGCGTCACCTCGGTTGACCACTACTTCGACACGCTGGGCGGGGTGGCCCGCGCTGTCCGCCGGGCCCATGGGGGCGGTGAAGCAACGCCGGTCTACATCGGCGACCAGACCCGCGGTGGCGGTCAGGTCCGCACGCTGAAAGACCAGATCGCGCTGGAAACCCGCGCCCGCAGCCTGAACCCCAAGTTCTACGAAGGCCTGCTGCGGCACGGCGCCGAAGGCGTGCGCCAGATCGAGGCGCATGTGACGAACACGATGGGCTGGTCGGCCACCACGGGGCATGTCGAGCCCTGGGTCTACCAGCGCCTGTCCGAGACCTTTGTGCTGGACGAAGAGATGCGCAAGCGTCTGGCCGACCTGAACCCCGAAGCCAGCGTCCGGATGGCGGGACGCCTGCTTGAGGCTTCGGACCGCAACTACTGGACCCCGGATGCAGCCACCCTCGCCGCCCTGCAACGCGCGGCGGATGAGCTGGAAGACCGGATGGAAGGGATCGCTGCCGAATGA
- the bchM gene encoding magnesium protoporphyrin IX methyltransferase, translating to MPNYATTRDRVESYFDGTATKTWERLTSDAPVSRIRQTVREGRDKMRALMLSRLPQDLAGCRVLDAGCGTGAMTEELAKRGAKVMAADISPKLVKIAHDRLPVTLRQQVSFHAGDMTDPALGRFDYVLAMDSLIYYGADDIARTLHALGQRSGAVVFTVAPRTTLLMAMWHMGKLFPRNDRSPVMIPHSLKDLGRATGPGLAQIGRVSRGFYISECMEYRP from the coding sequence ATGCCGAACTACGCCACCACGCGCGACCGGGTCGAAAGCTACTTCGACGGCACCGCCACCAAGACGTGGGAGCGGCTGACCTCGGACGCGCCGGTATCGCGCATCCGTCAGACGGTGCGCGAAGGCCGTGACAAGATGCGCGCCCTCATGCTGTCGCGCCTGCCTCAAGACCTGGCGGGCTGCCGGGTGCTCGATGCGGGCTGCGGCACGGGTGCGATGACGGAAGAACTGGCCAAGCGCGGCGCCAAAGTGATGGCCGCCGACATCTCGCCCAAGCTGGTGAAGATCGCGCATGACCGCCTGCCCGTGACGCTGCGCCAGCAGGTCAGCTTTCACGCGGGCGACATGACCGACCCTGCGCTGGGGCGGTTTGACTATGTCCTCGCGATGGACAGCCTGATCTATTACGGCGCGGATGACATTGCCCGCACGCTGCACGCCCTTGGCCAACGCAGCGGCGCGGTGGTGTTTACCGTGGCCCCGCGCACGACGCTGCTGATGGCGATGTGGCACATGGGCAAGCTCTTCCCGCGCAATGACCGGTCGCCGGTGATGATCCCGCACAGCCTGAAGGACCTTGGCCGCGCCACCGGGCCGGGGCTAGCCCAGATCGGGCGGGTCTCGCGCGGCTTTTACATCTCGGAATGCATGGAGTATCGGCCATGA
- the bchF gene encoding 2-vinyl bacteriochlorophyllide hydratase, producing MQMTQTTGSSSGTRSRLYTAEERARRDATPWTIVQGVLAPAQFLAFAVSLVLVLRFLWTGEGYMAATVSILVKTGFLYVIMVTGAIWEKVVFGQYLFAPAFFWEDVFSFAVIALHTLYIYGLWTGAFTPHALMFITLAAYATYVVNAGQFLRKLRLARLDQASEQGVPA from the coding sequence ATGCAGATGACACAGACCACCGGCTCCAGTTCTGGCACCAGATCGCGCCTTTACACGGCGGAAGAGCGTGCCCGCCGTGACGCCACGCCATGGACGATCGTTCAGGGCGTCTTGGCCCCGGCACAATTCCTGGCCTTCGCTGTATCGCTGGTGCTTGTGCTGCGCTTCCTCTGGACGGGGGAGGGCTACATGGCCGCCACCGTTTCGATCCTGGTGAAGACCGGGTTCCTTTACGTCATCATGGTCACCGGCGCGATCTGGGAAAAGGTGGTCTTCGGCCAGTACCTGTTCGCCCCCGCCTTTTTCTGGGAAGACGTGTTCAGCTTTGCCGTCATCGCCTTGCATACGCTGTATATTTACGGCCTCTGGACCGGCGCGTTCACCCCGCATGCCTTGATGTTCATCACCCTTGCGGCCTACGCAACCTATGTGGTCAACGCCGGCCAGTTCCTGCGCAAGCTGCGCTTGGCGCGGCTGGATCAGGCCTCGGAACAGGGGGTGCCGGCATGA
- a CDS encoding ferredoxin:protochlorophyllide reductase (ATP-dependent) subunit N: MSLDTPFRSCTDTPVLKERGQREVFCGLTGIIWLHRKMQDAFFLVVGSRTCAHLLQAAAGVMIFAEPRFGTAILEEKDLAGLADANAELDREVARLLSRRPDIRQLFLVGSCPSEVIKIDLARAAERLDGVHAPNVRVLNFSGSGIETTFTEGEDACLASMVPALPATDATELLVVGALPDVVEDQMLSLLAAMGAGPVRTLPARRSTDLPAVGPNTRFILVQPFLGATHAALIKRGATPISAPFPFGEEGSTLWFHAVAEALGLDRAKVDAVLAAPRARAQKSVAAVAETLRGKSIFFFPDSQLEIPLARFLARECGMVPVEVGTPYLHRELMAPELALLPHGPTISEGQDVELQLDRARAARADLTVCGLGLANPLEAEGLTTKWAIELVFTPVHFYEQAADLAGLFARPIRRRALLTPEAAE; the protein is encoded by the coding sequence ATGAGCCTCGACACCCCGTTCCGCAGCTGCACCGACACCCCCGTCCTGAAAGAGCGTGGCCAGCGTGAGGTGTTCTGCGGCCTGACCGGAATCATCTGGCTGCACCGCAAGATGCAGGACGCGTTCTTCCTCGTCGTGGGCAGCCGCACCTGCGCGCATCTCCTGCAGGCTGCCGCCGGGGTGATGATCTTCGCCGAGCCCCGCTTCGGCACGGCGATTCTCGAAGAGAAGGATCTGGCTGGCCTCGCCGACGCCAATGCCGAGCTTGACCGTGAGGTTGCCCGCCTGCTGTCCCGCCGCCCCGACATCCGGCAACTGTTCCTTGTCGGCTCCTGCCCTTCCGAAGTCATCAAGATCGATCTCGCCCGCGCTGCCGAACGGCTGGACGGGGTGCATGCGCCGAATGTGCGGGTGCTGAACTTCTCCGGCTCCGGGATCGAGACGACCTTTACCGAAGGCGAGGATGCCTGCCTCGCCTCGATGGTTCCCGCCCTGCCCGCAACGGATGCCACCGAACTCCTTGTCGTTGGCGCGCTGCCGGATGTGGTCGAAGACCAGATGCTGTCGCTTCTGGCGGCCATGGGCGCAGGCCCGGTCCGCACCCTGCCCGCGCGGCGCTCGACCGACCTGCCCGCCGTCGGCCCCAACACCCGCTTCATTCTGGTGCAGCCCTTCCTTGGTGCCACCCACGCCGCCCTGATCAAGCGTGGTGCCACCCCGATCTCCGCCCCCTTCCCCTTTGGCGAGGAGGGCTCCACCCTCTGGTTCCATGCCGTCGCCGAAGCCCTCGGCCTTGACCGGGCGAAGGTTGACGCCGTCCTTGCCGCCCCCCGCGCCCGCGCGCAGAAATCCGTGGCCGCCGTCGCCGAAACCTTGCGCGGCAAGTCGATCTTCTTCTTCCCCGACAGCCAGCTGGAAATCCCCCTCGCCCGCTTCCTCGCCCGCGAATGCGGCATGGTCCCGGTCGAAGTCGGCACGCCGTACCTCCACCGCGAACTGATGGCGCCCGAACTCGCCCTCCTGCCGCATGGCCCCACGATCTCCGAAGGCCAGGACGTCGAACTGCAGCTTGACCGCGCCCGCGCGGCGCGGGCTGACCTGACCGTCTGCGGCCTCGGCCTCGCCAATCCGCTGGAGGCGGAGGGGCTGACCACCAAATGGGCCATCGAACTCGTCTTCACGCCCGTCCATTTCTACGAACAGGCCGCTGATCTGGCGGGCCTTTTCGCAAGACCCATCCGCCGCCGCGCCCTCCTGACACCGGAGGCCGCGGAATGA
- the bchB gene encoding ferredoxin:protochlorophyllide reductase (ATP-dependent) subunit B has translation MKLTLWTYEGPPHVGAMRVATAMKGLHYVLHAPQGDTYADLLFTMIERRNHRPPVTYTTFQARDLGADTANLFKDAARDAFTRFQPQAMIVGASCTAELIQDDPGGLAEALNLPIPVIPLDLPSYSRKENFGADETFFQIVKVLAKPMARTEAVTCNLIGPTALGFRHRDDVTELTRLLATMGITVNVCAPLDATPADIARLGAAHFNVLMYPETAETAARHLEKALNQPFTRVVPIGTHATRDFLAEVATITGLPLPAETGLRQPWYAASVDSTYLTGKRVYIFGDGTHAIAAARIAAREIGFEVVGLGCYNREQARPVRAAAKTYGIEALITDDYLEVEAEIARLQPELILGTQMERHIAKRLGIPCAVISAPVHVQDFPARYSPQMGFEGANVIFDTWVHPLVMGLEEHLLTMFREDFEFHDAAGPSHHGAKASARPEALVAEVEASGGDIAASMKPQAEEPVTGEVIWLADAERELKKIPFFVRGKAKRNTEKFAADKGVTAISIDTLYEAKAHYAR, from the coding sequence ATGAAGCTTACCCTTTGGACATATGAAGGCCCCCCGCACGTCGGCGCGATGCGTGTCGCCACCGCGATGAAGGGCCTGCACTACGTCCTGCACGCCCCGCAGGGCGACACCTATGCCGACCTTCTGTTCACCATGATCGAGCGGCGCAATCACCGCCCGCCGGTCACCTACACCACCTTCCAGGCCCGTGACCTTGGCGCCGACACGGCGAACCTGTTCAAGGACGCCGCCCGCGACGCCTTCACCCGCTTCCAGCCGCAAGCGATGATCGTCGGCGCGTCCTGCACTGCCGAACTCATCCAGGACGATCCCGGCGGTCTGGCTGAGGCGCTGAACCTGCCGATCCCGGTCATTCCGCTCGACCTGCCGTCCTACAGCCGCAAGGAAAACTTCGGCGCGGATGAGACGTTTTTCCAGATCGTCAAGGTCCTCGCCAAGCCGATGGCCCGGACCGAGGCTGTCACCTGCAACCTGATCGGCCCAACGGCATTGGGGTTCCGCCACCGCGACGACGTGACCGAACTGACCCGGCTGCTTGCCACCATGGGCATCACCGTCAATGTCTGCGCGCCGCTGGACGCCACCCCGGCGGACATCGCCCGCCTTGGGGCCGCGCATTTCAACGTGCTGATGTATCCTGAAACGGCCGAAACCGCCGCGCGGCATCTGGAAAAGGCGCTGAACCAGCCCTTTACGCGTGTCGTGCCCATCGGCACCCATGCCACCCGCGATTTCCTGGCCGAGGTCGCCACGATCACCGGCCTCCCGCTTCCGGCTGAGACCGGCCTGCGCCAGCCCTGGTATGCTGCATCCGTCGACAGCACCTACCTGACCGGCAAGCGCGTCTACATCTTCGGCGACGGCACCCATGCCATCGCCGCCGCCCGCATCGCCGCCAGGGAGATCGGGTTCGAGGTCGTGGGCCTTGGCTGCTACAACCGCGAACAGGCCCGCCCGGTGCGCGCCGCGGCCAAGACCTATGGCATCGAGGCGCTGATCACCGACGACTATCTGGAGGTCGAGGCCGAGATTGCCCGCCTGCAGCCCGAACTGATCCTTGGCACGCAGATGGAACGCCACATCGCCAAGCGCCTTGGCATCCCCTGCGCCGTGATCTCTGCCCCCGTGCATGTGCAGGACTTCCCGGCCCGCTACTCCCCCCAGATGGGGTTCGAGGGCGCGAACGTGATCTTCGACACCTGGGTTCACCCCCTGGTCATGGGTCTGGAAGAACACCTCCTCACCATGTTCCGCGAGGATTTCGAGTTTCACGATGCTGCCGGTCCCAGCCACCACGGCGCCAAGGCAAGTGCGCGGCCCGAGGCACTGGTTGCCGAGGTGGAAGCCTCCGGCGGGGATATTGCCGCCAGTATGAAACCGCAGGCCGAGGAGCCCGTGACGGGCGAGGTGATCTGGCTGGCCGATGCCGAACGCGAGTTGAAGAAGATCCCGTTCTTCGTGCGCGGCAAGGCGAAACGGAACACCGAGAAATTCGCGGCCGACAAAGGCGTGACAGCAATCAGCATCGACACCCTTTATGAAGCAAAGGCCCATTATGCGCGATGA